The Haloarcula rubripromontorii region CTTTCCGTTGAAAATAGAGTAATCGTAGACTTCGAGTATCGCTTCAGGAACCGGCCGTAGAGTTCGTCCTCGATTGCCCAGTGGTGGAGGTGCGCAAACACGGGAAACAGCGATTCCGCCTTTTCATCGGTGTGTACTCCACGCGGGGCGGGACTGAGCTATCTTGCTTGGTTTGCTCGTCGAGCGGCCAGTTCTAAGACGGGAGCGGACTCGCTTTTCCAGAGCAGAGCGTATTGACGGAAATACATCAGTACGCCAGTGAATTGGCAAAGCGCGGCATGTGGGCGCAACGGTCGCATATATCAGCCGCACTGTTTACTCACTACTCTCTGCCGTATCGAGGCTGCAAGAGGTAGCGACAGGGAGGGTGAATGTGACCAGCATCTTGACCATGCCGGACAGTATTTCCGTGTGTGGGGATATTACTCGATTTCTAACTGCCCACTTCCACCGCCGTCCTCAGCATCGCTCTCGTCCCATTCGAGTTCGAACTCGACACTCAGCTCAGTCATGTTACCGGCCGGCCCTTCACGTTCGGCCTTGACTTCGAAGGTCGGCCGAGCAGGGGGAGACAGTGTTACGGTCTCTGAGCCTGCTTTCAGGGTGATGTCAGTCCCGCCGTCGAGATTGTCCGCGACTGTCCGGAGGTACGATGCGATCTCTTCTCGACTCTGGTCACTTTCCGATTTGAACAGCACTTCTTCTGGCATACGGGAAGTAGTACACGGGCTGGCCCAATAAACCCGCCCTCCGGACGACTACATCATGAACAGGGTTCGGTCTATCCGTTCGAAAAAATCTCGCTCTATTCCCAGCGCGGGACAGGTATCGTCTCACTGGGTGTACTAACTCCGATGTTCAAACGACGACAAATGTCGATAATACGTTCAGACGGGCGATGACGACTGACTCTCTTCCCGGAGCGCAGTGATGCTGCTGTAGACGACAGCACCGCTGACCAGCAGCGCGGAACCGAGGATGAGAACCAGACTGACTGTATTCAAGGCGTCGATGCCGGAGACGTTGCCGATCTCACGGACTGCGACGGCGAGGGCCCCACCGAGCAACATGAGCCCGAAGTACACCTTGATCTCATCCTCGTCGACGATGCTCGTCGCAGCAGAACCTACGCGGGCTCCAAAGGCGCTTCCAGCCAGCAGCGGGAGCACGATACCGAGGTCGACACCGCCGTCCAGCGCGTACAGGAAGCTCCCGAGCCCGCCGGAGAAGACGATCTCGAAGAGGTCAGTCCCGACAGCGATGGGGACGGGAACTCCGATGAGATAGAACAGCGCGGGCATACGGATGAAGCCGCCGCCGACACCGAGGAATCCTGAAAGCAGTCCGGTGACGAACGCAACGCCAAGTATCATCCAGAGGGAGACGCTGACGCCGCCACGGAGCGATATCATCGGCGGGATGCGGTACGATTGAATCTTCTTTGCGATATCCGGGATGTCGTCGGCGTCGACGTCGCCCTCCGCGGCATCGTGGGCAATTCCATCACCGCTGTCGCCACCCCGAAGTGCCTCGTAGGTGACGAACGCGCCGATACCGCCCAGCAAGACGACGTACGTGACGCTGATGATACTGCCAGCCAGTCCGAGCGCCTCCAGATGGAGGACAATCTCTTTCCCGGCTTCGATGCCGGCGGTCGTCCCGGCGATCATCAACACCCCAAGTTTGTAATCGACCTGCCCCATATCTCGGTGCTTCAGTGTGGCAATGACCGATGTCCCGAAAACAAACGCGAGCCCGCTCCCGACGGCGACTCGGGTGGGATACCCCATCACTAGGAGCGCCGGGGTGACGAGGAACGACCCACCCATCCCGAAGAAGCCAAAGAGGACGCCGATGAGCAGGCCGAACCCGACAAACAACACCACCATCGCCAGGCTGAGTCCAAGTATCTCCATCGGTCACTCCCCTCGCAACCGTTCGACGACACGTTGTCCGAATACCTCTTCCACTGCGCCGTACCCGACGTAGAGGATGGCCGCCTCCAGGAGTACCGCGCCGATGAGCATCGCCGCGTCGATGCCGCCTGCGCCCATTGATGTGAAGGCCGCGAGGTCTACCATGGAAGTTCGCCTCCGATGTTGTGCTGTCGTGAATATATCATACTTTTCTACTCGACCCATTCTAAACGGAGGGTACTGATAACAGTTTTGGGAGTAGTGGACAATATTATCGACAAGTATCACACCGCTATCCCACGGAGATATCTGTATACGTTATGTGGATATCGGCCACGTCTGGAAAGGCTTCAAACGCCTATATTTTGCCCGTAATAAATTTTTGCGCGCTACTCTGTTCGTTGTCCGAAGTGCGGGTCAGTTCCCTAGACCGACTGGATGTCA contains the following coding sequences:
- a CDS encoding amphi-Trp domain-containing protein, whose product is MPEEVLFKSESDQSREEIASYLRTVADNLDGGTDITLKAGSETVTLSPPARPTFEVKAEREGPAGNMTELSVEFELEWDESDAEDGGGSGQLEIE
- a CDS encoding DUF7512 family protein, with the translated sequence MVDLAAFTSMGAGGIDAAMLIGAVLLEAAILYVGYGAVEEVFGQRVVERLRGE
- a CDS encoding sulfite exporter TauE/SafE family protein, giving the protein MEILGLSLAMVVLFVGFGLLIGVLFGFFGMGGSFLVTPALLVMGYPTRVAVGSGLAFVFGTSVIATLKHRDMGQVDYKLGVLMIAGTTAGIEAGKEIVLHLEALGLAGSIISVTYVVLLGGIGAFVTYEALRGGDSGDGIAHDAAEGDVDADDIPDIAKKIQSYRIPPMISLRGGVSVSLWMILGVAFVTGLLSGFLGVGGGFIRMPALFYLIGVPVPIAVGTDLFEIVFSGGLGSFLYALDGGVDLGIVLPLLAGSAFGARVGSAATSIVDEDEIKVYFGLMLLGGALAVAVREIGNVSGIDALNTVSLVLILGSALLVSGAVVYSSITALREESQSSSPV